The DNA segment agttgcctcatctggaaaatggggattaactgggagcctcacgtgggacaatctgatgagcctgtatctatcccagcgcttagaacagtgctctgcacatagcacttaacaaataccaacattattattattatgtgccagtcaccgttccACTCAGCGAGCAGATAcgagtttgtcaggttggacgcagtcccttcccacgtgggactcacagctgcgcggctcagtggcgagagcccgggcttgggagtcagaggtcgtgggttctaatcccggctccgccacttatcagctgggtgactttgggcaagtcacgtcacttctctgtgcctcaattacctcatctgttaaaatggggatgaagagcgtgagccccacgtgggaccacctgatcaccttgtatctacccagtgcttagaacagcacttggcacatagtaagagcttaacaaataccaacattagtattactaggccacgctacttcttaaaCTCCTCCGAAGGACTCTGTGCCCTCCACGCCTCATTGACAACGTGCTCACCCATCACCGTCTTCTAAGCGGACCGGGATCCCCGGCGGCTCAAGGGAGCGGAGAGAAGGTCcgtttcttttatggtatctgttaagcccttactgtgtgcttgtctcgttatatcgtactctccccagcgcttagtgcggcgctttgcacgcggtaagcgctcagtaaatatgattaattaaaaaaaaaataaattgcggtatttaagcccttactatgtgccaagcactgttctaagcgctgggggatacaaggtgatcaggttgtcccacgtggggctgacagttttaatccccatttgacagatgaggtaactgaggcacagataagtgaagtgacttgcccaaggtcacacagctgaccagcggcggagccgggattagaactcgtgatctccgactcccaagccctcgctctttccactgagccatgctgcttctgattaacGATTAATATTATGATTAATAGTACTAGTGTgtcaaccactgctctaagcaccggggtggacagaagttaatcaggccggatagagtctccgtcccacacggggctcacagtacaagacGTGAACGGGGatggaatccccgttttgcagttgaggaaactgaagcccggcgaagtgaagtgacttgcccgaggtcacccggcaggcaagtggcgcagccgggattagaactcagttcccctgGCTCCCGGCCCTCACTTTAtcgcttttggagaagcagcgtggctcggtggaaagagcccgggcttgggagtccgaggtcatgggttcgaatcccggctctgccactcggcagctgggtcgactgtgggcaagtcacttctctgggcctcagttccctcatctgtaaagactgagagccccgcgagggacaacctgatcacctcgtatcccgccagcgcttagagcggcgctcggcacatagtaagcgctcgacaaataccaacgttatcatccaCTAGGCCCCGGGGCTCGTCCAGGCAGCCCCCAGCAAGGGCAGGGAAAAGAACACCCCCAAACACACCGGTGACTTCAGATGTCCTGTCTTTAATTGCAGAAGAACGCTCAGGGCCTGGACCTGGGGACCAGCCCGCCCTCGGGCTGCTGCGTATTCTTCATCCGGATGTCGTACTGCTTCATCTTCTCGCCGATCCAGTCGAGGTACTGGCTGACCTTGGTGTAGATGCCGAAACTGTCGGGGTTCCCGCAGCCCTCCCCCCAGCTCACCAATCCCACCAGGAACGACGTGTTCCTGTACGAGGAGACCATGGGGCCTCCGCTGTCCCCCTCACAggaatccttcttgttccccaGCAGCCCCGCGCAGAGCATGTTCTTGGAGACGGTGTTGTGCATCGTCTTGGCGCACTCGTCCCAGGAGGCTATGGGGATCTCGATGTAGCTGAGGAACACGGTGGTGTTCCCGCTCTCCTTTCTGCCCCAGCCGGTCACCACCACCGACTCCCCCTTCTTGACCAGCACCTGCTCGGCCAGCTCCTTGGTGGGGAGGCAGATGGGGAGGATGTACTTGGTGAAGGTGGCGGGCTTGTTCAGGAGCAGCAGGGCGATGTCGTTGTCCGAGGTCCTCGTCGAATAGTTCGGGTGCATGATCAGTTCCTCGATCTGAAAATCCTGCTccgtcttttcccacttcctgcgGTCGTATTCGCCTGGGGGGGGACGAAGGGGTCGGAGGGGTAGAGGGGCAAGTCGGTGACCTCCCCAGATTCGCCAAAGGGCCTGACCCTGCTGAAAGGGACCTCTTCCTTTTAAGAAGCAAATGCCGAACCCCCGTCGCCTGAAgctggaaggagcacagggtcGGAGGATCTGGTCCGTACCACTTACCAggtgacttcgcttctccgtgcctcagttccctcatctgccagatggggattcgatacctagcctcccttctacttagactgtgagccccacctgacacCCACCTGACCCACCTgacgatctcgtatctaccccggcgcccagtacgatgcttgacacctaataggCACTTGGTAAATGCTATTATCGTCATCGTTGTTACTATTCTCACTATTACTGTTGCCTCATGCAGCGGACGTGTGGCGATCGGCTTCGCTGACCCGTCCCAGTTGTCTGTCCCATCGCCTTGTTTTTCTAAAATTTCTCCTCCCCTTGAAAACCTTCGGTGGCTACTCGTTCCTCTCCAAAATCAAACGGAGGCTCAGGGAGTAAGTATCCGCCGGCTTGCCGTCTTAGTTGCTCTCAATttaactcactgtgcctcgtcttcatctctcccacctccgatCCCTCGCTCAGTCCTCTCCCCAGCCAAACCACTGCCCCCTTCTTCACAGTCCTGCTGAGATCACACCATTTCCAGGAAAACTCTGCTTaaatttctcttcctctgccagaTTATACTCCTTCCTTTATccattcgtatctattgagcccttactgggtgcagaccgctgtactaagcgcttgggaaactacgtataacaaacagtgacattccctgcctgttacATCTCCCCAGCTGtcactgggttcgaatcccggctctgccgcttgtcagctgtgtgactgtgggcgagtcgcttcgcttctcagtgcctcagttccctcatctgtaaaacggggatgaagactgggagcctcacgtgggacaacctgattaccctgtatctaccccagcgcttagaacggtgctctgcacatagtaagcgcttaacaaataccaacatcatcattattcagaACTTGCGCACCAAATATTCATCTGTGTATTCACAACCAAGCCCTCTCCCGCTTCGCTCCTCCAACACCAGtttactcaccgtgcctcgatctccgTCTCTCCGGCTGTTGACCCCCGGCTCgaatcctccctcccgcccttcgTATCTCACAGACTgccgctctccccctcttcaaagccatactataatcagatctcctccaggaagctttccctgattaacttcatCTCCTCAACCTATTCTCCCCTCTTCTACGTCACCTTTGTCcatacactctgctgcttctcttatctgtaatctattttaatgtgtcCCCCCTACTGGATTGTCAACTCTGAGGACCGGGAATCATCTCTAccgactcttccaagtgctgttcACGGCGAGTCCTCAATAGATGAATTGAGATAGAATGGATAGGTTGCATTTGCGCACATAGCAACATACgtattctactatttaagcactaactcgtATGTATATATCTCATGCTGCATCCTGTGATTTATTTCCGTATCTGTCTCCCTGGTTTAAACTCTCCTTGTATGGCTCTTGAAGGAAGGAATGCTGTTTTAGTAGTTAAACAGGCgtcagcagaggaggaggagaattccgTACGGGGGGAAGGGCACTGGACTGAAGACGGGAGAGTCTCCGTTAGAAGATTAGCCGGAGGAGACGGAGACAAgactgatgctgctgctgctgctgctgctgctgcaaggaTTTGGCCCCGAGGGACTGGACCTGAGCTCCCGAAGGAAGACACGACAGATATAACAAGGTCCCAGCGGGGAATCCGCCCCGAGGTTCGTACCGAGTCTCACGCGATAGTTTGCCTTGTCCTCCAAGCAGTGGGCCGCAGTCAGAACCCAGGAAGGGTGAATGAGCACACCGCCGCACTTCAGTCTGTTCCTGAAATCTAACAGCAAGGCCTGAAACAACAAGGAGGAGAGTCCCAACACATCAAGGgagctgaaggggaggggagtcggGCTGCCTCGAACCTTAACCCCCCAGAAGAACTTGGCCGGGCGACTGGACCTGCGGGTTCCCGACGGGGACCGTTCTTCatactcattccatcgtattttcattcgatcgtgtttacttgaggagcagcgcggcttagtggaaggagcctgggcttgggagtcggaggtcatgggttctaatcttgccagctgtgtgactttgggcaatccacttaacttctctgggcctcagttccctcatccgtaaagtggggatgaaggccgtgagccctacttgggacgctctgattagcttataataataataataatgtcatttgttaagtgctcactatgtgccacgcactgttctaagcactgggggagatacaaggtcatcaggttgtcccacgtggggctcacaggcttaatactcattttacagatgagggaactgaggcacagagaagttaagtggcttgcccacggtcacacggcagacaggtggcggagccgggattagaacccacatcctctgattcccgagcccgggctcttcccaccgagccacgctgcttctccacccggcCTGGGCCTCGGCCCTACCTTTGGATTCTTCACCTTCCTCCCAAAAAGCCGCCTCTCTCCTTGAGGAGGCGTCCCCTGagaaacccccaccccctcctgctcGGTTCCCTCTGCCCTCATCCATCCGCCCGTTTGTTGGTGAACGACTGAGTCTATTACACTTCCCGActgtaataattacggcatttgttaagcgcttactctgtgtcaagcactgtactgtgcgctagggtagatacgagatcatccgGTTTGACCTGGACTCAccttctaagtaggggggagaacaggtattagatcccccatttacagatgaggaaactgaggcacagaggagttaagtgactcggtcgaaggcaagtggcggagcggggattagaacccaggtcctcggatttccgggaccttgctctttccgctaggccacactgcttcccgcgcGACATGCCAACACACGGCGTCTGCATCTCCCCGGAATGGGAAGCTTCTCGAGGGCTGGGATCCATCTCTCGTGTATTCCCCAAGTACCTAATGGAACGCGCCGAACCCGGTACGTGCTCAATATCCCTCTCACGGCTCCTTTCGATCATCCTACTGTACCCGATcgcttctcgagaagcagcgcggctcagtggaaagagcccgggcttgggagtcagaggtcatgggttcgaaccccggctctgccccttgtcagctgggtgacggtgggcaagtcacttcacttctctgggcctcagttccctcatctggaaaatggggatgaagactgtgagcctcacgtgggacaacctgatgaccttgtatctcccccagcgcttagaacagtgctctgcacggagtaagcgcttaacaaataccaacattctattAGGGAAAGTGAgtaggaggagacaggaggatgaaGAAATTATGATTTAGTTTGTTTCTTGTCAGCTGTTCCGGTGAAAGTTtggtgtgggaaagggatgggaacCAATTATTTTATGGCATCTAAGAACTTATTCTATGCctcacactgtactgagcactagggtaggtccAGGATCATCCTGTGGGTCacagttcccagactgagctccccccctttccctctgctccctctaccctccccttcacctctccgcagctaaaccctcttctcccccctttccctctcctccacccctctcccgtcccaccccctcagcaccgtactcgtccgctcgactgtatatatcttcatcaccctatttattttgtttaatgagatggacgtcaccctgattctatttatgtgctattgttttaatgagatgttcttccccccgattctctttattgctattgtttttggtctgcccgtctccccccgattagaccgtgcgcccgtcgaagggcagggactgtctctatctgttaccgatttgtccattccaagcgcttagtacggtgctctgcacagagtaagcgctcaataaatactattgaatgaatgaatgaatgtcccacaagaggcttgcagccttaatccccattttccaggcgaggtaactgaggcacagagaagcgatgcgacttgcccaaggtcccacagcagacaagtgacagagccgggtttaaaacTAAGTTTCGTCACTCCACTTTGTTCCCTTAATGGCTAATGGTTAAAAGTGGGAATTTATCCAGCCTCTTCCTTTGCGTTGCCATGACCACAAGTCATCGGGCATCGATCTGTTCCGGGCAAGTCCAGGGTCCAGCCTGCATTTCACACGCGACCCTGGTCTCTTAAAGCCTCCACACCATTTAGGCTGCACTTGCCCTAGGTTGtcgactctccctctccctcccaggtacCGTCCGTCACATGATTCCCAAACCACTGGAAGGAACGATTCTTCGGAATCGCTCCGGAGAGCAGTTGTCAGCTCATTCAGCAAGCCCAGACGTAGCAAATTTACACGCTGACGGCAGTTGCTGAAGCTTTCCTACCGGACACGTAGATTTAAAaaagccagcgcttagaagaaaa comes from the Ornithorhynchus anatinus isolate Pmale09 chromosome 1, mOrnAna1.pri.v4, whole genome shotgun sequence genome and includes:
- the PROC gene encoding vitamin K-dependent protein C gives rise to the protein MWQYMISLVFLASWEFPQGHSSSVFYSRRDANQVLRIQKRDNSFLEELKPGNLERECQEELCDLEEAMEIFKTREATLSFWSKYYDGDQCNPHPCHNGTCKDSFGAFECSCNEGWEGRLCQYEVSYTNCSTNNGGCEQFCSQDPDLNQRYCSCAPGYRQMDDPCKCQPTVTFPCGRSVVNSPSPFDLRLIDGKKGLKGMSPWQALLLDFRNRLKCGGVLIHPSWVLTAAHCLEDKANYRVRLGEYDRRKWEKTEQDFQIEELIMHPNYSTRTSDNDIALLLLNKPATFTKYILPICLPTKELAEQVLVKKGESVVVTGWGRKESGNTTVFLSYIEIPIASWDECAKTMHNTVSKNMLCAGLLGNKKDSCEGDSGGPMVSSYRNTSFLVGLVSWGEGCGNPDSFGIYTKVSQYLDWIGEKMKQYDIRMKNTQQPEGGLVPRSRP